The DNA sequence ACCCGGCCTGGGAGACCCCGCGCCTGCGCACACGGCTCGCGGACTGGCTGGCGGCGGACGGCCGGTACGCCGCCGCCGTCGTCGGCCACTACGCCGAACCCGCGGGCAAGTCCTGCCCGGACGTCCGCGAGACGCTCCTCGCCGCCCGGGACGCCCGCGTCGCCTGGCAGGAGGCGGCCGAGCGCGCCCAGCGGGAGCCCGTGCGCCACCGCGGCCTGTCCCGCGCCGCCGCGCAGGACGCCGAGCACGCCCTGGTGCAGATCGGCCGCGTCGCCATGCTGATGGAGGCGCACCTGCCGGAGCGCGGCGCGCCCCCGGTCCCGGCCGCGGCCCGCTTCGCGGACGCCCTGCGCACCGCGACCGCGCAGGGCGCGAAGGCCGTGCGCGAACGCCGCGTCCCCACCTGGGACCCGGTGCGCGAGGCCCTGGCCGCCTGGGACGGCGAGGGCGTCCCGGACCGCGTCGTCCGCCGGGGCGCGAACCTCCTGCTCCAGGCCCTCGACGAGCTGTCCGACGCCCTGGACACGACGCCTCCGCCGATGCTGGTGGACGGCACGGACAGCGGCGTACGCACGGAGCGGCCGGGGCCCGCCGACCCCTGAGCGCTTCGTCTGCCGGCGCCGTGGCTACCAGGAGGACTTGCGCACCCCGGGCAGGAATCCGGCGTGCGCCTGCTCCCGCAGCCGCACCCGGGAGAGCCCGAACGTCCCCACGTATCCGCGGGGGCGCCCGTCCACGCTGTCGCGGTTGCGTACGCGCGTGGCGCTGGCGTCGCGCGGCTGGCGCGCCAATTCCCGCCGGGCCGCGAGCCGTTCGGCGTCCGGCGTGGACGGGCGGCGGATGATCTCCTTCAGCTCGGCCCGCCGCTCGGCGTACCGGGCGACGACCTCGCGCCGCTTCTCGTTCTTCGCGATCTTGCTCTTCTTGGCCATCAGACCTTCCCTCCGCGCGCACGGATCCTGGCGACGGCGGCCTCGACGCCGATCACGTCGACGGTCCTGATGCCCCTGGCGCTCAGCCGCAGGCGCACGTACCGGCTCTCGCTCGCCAGCCAGTAGCGCTTGCTCTGGACGTTCGGGTCGAACCGGCGCGACGTGCGCCGGTGGGAGTGGGAGACGTTCTTGCCGAAGCCCGGCTTGGCGCCGGTGAGCTGGCAGTGGGCGGACAAGGTGACGCACCTCTCGAT is a window from the Streptomyces spectabilis genome containing:
- the rpmB gene encoding 50S ribosomal protein L28, whose translation is MSAHCQLTGAKPGFGKNVSHSHRRTSRRFDPNVQSKRYWLASESRYVRLRLSARGIRTVDVIGVEAAVARIRARGGKV
- the rpsN gene encoding 30S ribosomal protein S14, giving the protein MAKKSKIAKNEKRREVVARYAERRAELKEIIRRPSTPDAERLAARRELARQPRDASATRVRNRDSVDGRPRGYVGTFGLSRVRLREQAHAGFLPGVRKSSW